In a single window of the Phaeobacter sp. G2 genome:
- a CDS encoding caspase family protein, whose amino-acid sequence MRRFLALVLTVFLASQASAARHAFILGNSDYAELGDLANTHADAEAYAKALKGLGFAVTLTKDLNRRQTLHAFYSFLNQVAPGDDVAFIYSGHGWSNGRVNYIVPTEVQRPQPEFQKLLEDATIPLQNGHNGLLDELEARGVALTIAVIDACRDSPFLQSPGTKSIGVTRGLTPVLPSTGTFIVYSAGKGQQALDHLPTDSPDQKLSVFTRNFVQHLKPGTYLQDAILDARRQTTRQAASYGGHQQLPAYYDQTTERICLAGQCGVQPPSTSDETEAETSELDQCSALFQVAQQADQCYAYSAYQTTCSDHVFAPIAEAYLRLRCDPAAVSPSTTTQTRAQTSPAPQPPAAVTPTQPDPAAEAPSQVDQSAANPAADQFAALLSKGKGNRPTVAVTPPVSAAASVAPSSPSPAALSPAVATPTFSAQQAALRSCADAAGHPRHPQLISQRIQSSGVDWKELNAFSAIPACKRAANLNPDTPAVQAFLARAYDKAEDLQQALSHYRTAAAAQDPMAQTNLALMYRKGQGVTQDDQIAVSLLKRAADQGYPIAETQLGWMYEKGRAVPQDDALALSWYRRAANRDHPRAQYNLAWMYEKGRGVSQSYSRAFSWYQKAAQAEHLNALYKLGIFYREGHGVSQNDIEAVRWFRRAANRDLAKAQTSLGWMYEKGRGVQKSYSQALEWYHKAAAQGHATATVNIGVQYELGRGVSQNDQRAVSYYIDGLKLGSETPLGWSSDSWRQSTLMAMQRRLRDMGLYSGAIDGKVGPGTRSAMRALING is encoded by the coding sequence ATGAGACGTTTTCTGGCTCTGGTTCTGACCGTCTTTCTCGCCTCGCAGGCATCTGCGGCACGGCATGCCTTTATTTTGGGAAACTCCGACTACGCAGAACTGGGAGATCTAGCCAACACCCATGCCGACGCTGAAGCCTATGCTAAAGCACTAAAAGGTCTGGGTTTTGCGGTTACCTTGACCAAGGACCTCAACAGACGCCAGACCCTGCACGCCTTTTACAGCTTCCTCAATCAGGTCGCCCCCGGCGATGATGTTGCCTTTATCTATTCCGGGCATGGCTGGAGCAATGGCCGGGTCAACTATATTGTTCCAACCGAGGTGCAGCGCCCGCAGCCCGAGTTCCAAAAGCTTCTGGAAGACGCAACCATTCCGCTGCAGAACGGCCATAACGGCCTGCTGGATGAGCTGGAAGCCAGAGGTGTCGCGCTGACCATCGCGGTGATTGACGCCTGTCGCGACAGCCCGTTTTTGCAAAGTCCCGGCACAAAATCCATTGGTGTGACACGCGGGTTGACGCCAGTTCTGCCCAGCACCGGCACCTTTATTGTCTATTCCGCCGGCAAGGGGCAGCAGGCCCTGGATCATCTGCCAACAGACAGCCCGGATCAAAAGCTCTCTGTCTTTACCCGCAATTTTGTCCAGCACCTGAAACCGGGCACCTATCTTCAGGACGCCATTCTGGACGCCCGCAGGCAGACCACCCGACAGGCCGCCTCCTATGGCGGGCACCAGCAGCTGCCTGCCTATTATGACCAGACAACCGAACGTATTTGTCTTGCCGGGCAATGTGGCGTCCAGCCACCCTCCACCTCTGACGAAACCGAAGCAGAGACCTCGGAACTGGATCAATGCAGCGCCTTGTTCCAAGTCGCCCAGCAGGCCGACCAGTGTTATGCGTATTCTGCCTATCAGACCACTTGTTCGGATCATGTCTTTGCGCCCATCGCCGAGGCCTATTTGCGACTGCGCTGTGACCCCGCAGCGGTCTCTCCCTCGACCACTACGCAAACCCGAGCGCAGACATCCCCAGCCCCCCAGCCCCCCGCGGCGGTGACACCCACGCAGCCAGATCCTGCGGCAGAGGCCCCCAGCCAGGTGGACCAATCGGCAGCAAATCCAGCCGCAGACCAGTTTGCGGCGCTGCTGTCCAAAGGAAAGGGCAATCGACCAACGGTCGCAGTCACCCCCCCTGTCTCTGCAGCCGCATCTGTTGCGCCCAGTTCGCCCTCGCCTGCTGCTCTCTCACCAGCAGTGGCGACGCCGACGTTCTCGGCCCAGCAGGCAGCCCTGCGGTCCTGCGCCGATGCCGCCGGGCATCCGCGCCACCCGCAGCTGATCAGCCAGCGCATCCAGTCTTCTGGGGTGGACTGGAAAGAACTGAACGCATTCTCTGCGATCCCGGCCTGCAAACGGGCGGCAAATCTCAACCCTGACACCCCTGCGGTGCAGGCGTTTTTGGCCCGGGCCTATGACAAGGCCGAAGATCTGCAGCAGGCCCTGTCCCATTACCGCACTGCGGCGGCGGCGCAGGATCCTATGGCGCAAACCAATCTGGCACTGATGTACCGCAAGGGTCAGGGCGTGACCCAGGACGATCAGATCGCCGTAAGCCTGCTTAAACGCGCCGCAGACCAAGGCTATCCCATTGCCGAAACCCAGCTTGGCTGGATGTATGAAAAAGGCCGCGCCGTGCCACAGGATGATGCCCTGGCCCTGTCCTGGTATCGTAGGGCCGCCAACAGGGATCACCCCCGCGCCCAGTATAATCTGGCCTGGATGTATGAAAAGGGTCGCGGCGTCAGCCAAAGCTATTCTCGCGCCTTCAGCTGGTATCAAAAGGCGGCACAGGCAGAGCATCTGAACGCATTGTACAAGCTTGGCATCTTTTACCGCGAAGGGCATGGCGTGTCCCAGAACGACATCGAAGCGGTGCGCTGGTTCCGCAGGGCTGCCAATCGTGACCTGGCAAAGGCCCAGACCTCGCTGGGGTGGATGTATGAAAAGGGCCGGGGCGTTCAGAAAAGCTACAGCCAGGCCCTGGAGTGGTACCACAAGGCGGCGGCGCAGGGACATGCGACCGCGACCGTCAACATCGGTGTCCAGTACGAGCTGGGGCGTGGGGTTTCGCAAAACGACCAGCGCGCGGTGTCCTATTACATCGACGGTCTGAAACTGGGCAGCGAGACCCCGTTGGGCTGGTCCAGCGATTCCTGGCGCCAAAGC